DNA sequence from the Pseudoxanthomonas indica genome:
GCGCCATCTATTACCCGGCCACCTGTCAGACCTTGCTGGTTTACTTCCGCCCGTTGTTGCGCGTTGGCAATCGTTACTACGGCCTGCAGGAAGAATACGAGCACCTCGCGGGCGGCAGTGTGGCGACCACCCTCACGCGCACGAGCAGTCGGGCGGTGTTCCAGGATTGCCTCGCCGGCGCCTGCAACGGGGTCACCGGACTGACCGACGTCGCTGCAGCGCCATCGCACGCTTCCGCGGGGCGCGCCTGGATGATTGATCGGGCTCCGGTCCAACGGCGTGCACGATACAAGGGAATTGCGCGCGCGGACCTGTAAGTGCATCGCCCGGCTGTCCGCCCGCACTCGACTGGCCCGGGTTGAGTGTGCAGAAGCACACGTTTCCACCGGCAATCGCCATGTCGGGCTCGACGGCGCACAGAGATACCTATAGATTGCGCGCCAGGGGAACGCGCAGCGGCAGCTGGATCGTCGCTACTTGCCATCAGGAAGTAAGGAAATCCATGGAAAGGAATCAGTCAGGTAAACGCATGGCGATGCTGGCCATCTTCAGCTTCGTTGCCTATGCCTGCGCGGCACACGCGCTGGGCGAATGGGAAAGCTCCCGCCAGCGCGAACCTGCCCGGGCCACGGCCTCGGCGGCGATGCGCATGACCGCCGCGGTGGTCGAAGCCACCCGCCATCCGGCCCGGCAGACCCGCTCGCTCCCACTGCCGGATAGCCGTCGCAAAGACGATACCGCGCGCATGCCGTAGCGCACTCGACGGCCAATGCCGGTTCGGCTAGATTGGCAGCATCCAAGGAAAGGCGCGTGGGGATTCGGGGGAATCGCCCACGGTTGCAGCGCCTGGACGCGTATTCGGGGAAATCAGTGAAGCGGATCAAGACAGGCTTGGCCATCGTGGCCGTATTGGGCGTGGTCGCGGGCGCATGGGCCGCGCGCATGCAATGGGCATCGCCTGACACAGCATCCGGCGTCAGCAACCGAACTGACTCCCGTGGTGTAGCGCTGCCGGCTTCCGCGGCTGCGGCCGCAGGCAAGCGCGCCAATGGCTCGCAACCGCTGGTCCCGGGCGGAATCGTCACCCTCGTCGGCGAGGTCGTCGAGCTTGCGCCGGGTGGTCGACCCATGAGCGTGGTGGTGCAGGTCGGCGCCAACGACTATCCCGCTGTCGTGCAGGGCACTACCTACAGCGTCCGCGTTTCCGGTGCTCCTTCGAACGCGATGGTGAAGGTGGTGGTGGAATCCACCCGGGTCCACTACGAATCGGTCCTGGGCACCTACGGCCGCCTGCATGTGCTGGCCGGCGCGGACAACACCCTGAGCCTGAGCGAACAACCCGCGCTGCGCGTTTCGCCGTACACCACCGCGCTGGAATACCTGGCGCGCAATTCGCTGGGCCATGCCGCAGGCAGCGATCGCGAATTCGAACTGGCGGTGCGGTCGGTCTACTCCGACGAACTGGAAAACGCGGCGTATCTGATATCGGCCGTGTCAGCCGGCACAATCGCGCTGCCGACCCTGTTCGCCGACGGCTACGGCATGCTGCATGACCGCGACCGTTTCCGCGATCTCTACTACGACACCGCCTTCCTGGCAGCGGCCAAAGGCTATCTGGATCGCCAGGCCACGCAGGCGCCGGTGGCTTCGCTGGCGAACATACCGGTCAAGCTGGCGATGATGTCGGCCCTGCCTTGGCACGAGTTGCCGATGAATGCCGACCAGTTCTTCCTGTTCGATCGCTCCGCCTCCGGGCAGGCGCTGTTCCTGGAGAGCATCAGCCTGCCGTCGCCGTACTACAACGTCAGCGTGCTGCCCAATGGCGTGATCGATCTGCAGCCCTGGAATCCCTACCCGAACCAGTTCTATCGCGCTGCGGACAACACCAACGTCAATCGCACGCGCGTGCGCTACCAGCTGCGTCGCCTGTTCCAGGGCGCCGACTATAGCCAGTGGGTCGTGCGCCTGGACTGGAAAGAGCAGGTGATCACCTGGGACGACACGGGTGCGATTGAAACCGGCACGGACTATTTCGTGCTTGGCGGTGTCGACATGGATCGCTGGATCCGGCCGGAAGGCTGGGGCAACCTGAATGGAAAACAGGTCGCCTTGCCGACCACGTGCCCGGAACAGAACACGCTGCAGGTGATCCAGTGCGCGTTCGCGCGGCAGCGGTTCAACATCGGCGGCACGGGCGTGCAGGTCGAACCGGGCGAGAAAATGGATGACGACTTCGTCCTCTATCCCGTGGCGGCCGACGGCGTGGCGACGACGTGGTCGGTGGACGTGGCAGCGCGCAGTCTCAGCGTGGGCCACGACATGCTGCAGAGCACGTACTGGAAAGTCGACGACAGCCGCTACGGCATGTCGCCGGTGGTGTACCGCTCGCGCGACACGCGCTATGGCTACACGCGCGTGGGGCTGGGTTTCCAGATTCCGGAGAACACGCCGCAACAGGGCGCACTCACCGCGGAAGGCGACTGGTGGGCAGACGATTTCCGCAGCCTGCCGGCGACCTACATGGATTACGAATGGCAACGGCGCGTGCAGCGCGATGGTGCCAACAACGCCGACTATCGCACCTACATCGAAGGCACCTGGCCGACGCCCACCCGCCACCAATGGTCCTTCGCCAATGGCGCGTGGCTGGACAGCCGCGCCCTGGTGACCGCACCGATGACCACGTGTGCCGAGATCTTCCCCGCGATCTGCTACTCCAAGGGCACGTATTTCCGCCCGCTGCTGCGCGCCGGCAACCGCTACTACGGCGTCCGCGAGGAATACGACCACTACAACAACTGGGTCAACGGCTCGGACTCGTTGCGCTCGCGCAGCCGCGCCGGCTTCTACGACTGCCTGAGCGGGCCGTGCACGGGACCGAATGGACTGGTGGACCTTGCGCCGGTCGCTGCCACAGCCGCGCCAGCTCGTCCGGCAGTCGCCGCCCGTGCGGCTTACGGTTCGCGCGCGGCCATCAAGGGTCGGGCCGCAGTCGCGCACTGAGTCGGAGACGAGGGCGGCGGTTGAATCCCGGCCGCCAGCCCTCAGAATAGCCATCCGCTCCGTCTTCCTGCGTTGCCCCATGCCCATCTATGCCTTCCAGTGCGCCGAGTGCGGCCACCACTTCGACCGCCTGCAGAAGCTGTCCGACCCGGATCCGGAAATCTGCCCGTCCTGCGGCAAACCGGCGATCAAGCGCCAGCTGACCGCGCCCAGCTTCCGGCTGGCCGGCGGCGGCTGGTACGAGACCGACTTCAAGAAGGACGGCGACAAGAAGCGCAATCTGGTCGATGGCGGCGAAGGCGCCAAGCCGTCGTCGGGCGGCGAGGGCGGCTCCGCCAAATCGGAGAGCAGGACCGAAGCGCCCAAGGCCGAGTCCAAGCCGGCGGGCGGATCCGCGGCCCCCTGAGGCCAGCCGCCGGGGCTGCCCGGGCCCGCCCGGATATCGCCGGAAACCCCATCCTCCGAGCCTGAACGCCCCGGGCCACGACCCCGGCTGCGGGCCCAGCGGTTAAACTACGCGGCTTTCCGGCACCTGCCGGCGCTTTTGTTCGTGGAGCCCCCATGCGTACCCATTTCTGCGGCCTCATCGATGAGGCCATGATTGGCCAGACCGTCACCCTGTGCGGCTGGACCGACGTCGCCCGCAACCTGGGGGGCCTGTGCTTCATCGACCTGCGTGACCACGAAGGCATCGTGCAGGTGCTGGTGGAACCGGACCAGGCCGAAGTCTTTGCGGTCGCCGCCAGCCTGGGCTACGAGGACGTGCTGCAGGTCGAGGGCGTGGTGCGCGCGCGTCACTCGGTCAACGACAAGATCAAGACCGGCAAGGTGGAAATCCTCGCCAGCCGCATCACGATTTTGAACAAGGCTGCGCCGCTGCCGTTCCATGCGCACGAGAACGCCGGCGAAGAAACCCGCCTGAAGTACCGCTACCTGGATCTGCGCCGCCCGGAAATGCAGCGCATGCAGCGCACCCGCATCCAGCTGGTGCAGTCGCTGCGCCGCTGGCTGGACGCGCGCGGTTTCCAGGACATCGAAACGCCGATCCTGACCAAGGCCACGCCGGAAGGCGCGCGCGACTTCCTGGTGCCTGCGCGCATGCATCCGGGCGAGTTCTACGCGCTGCCGCAGTCGCCGCAGCTGTTCAAGCAGATCCTGATGGTGGCCGGCTTTGATCGCTACTACCAGATTGCGCGCTGCTTCCGCGACGAAGCCCTGCGCGCGGATCGCCAGCTGGAATTCACCCAGCTGGACATGGAATTCGCCTTCGTGCGCGAGCGCGACGTGCAGGACACCGTGGAAGGCATGATCCGCACGATCTTCAAGGAAGTGATGGAGGTGGATCTGGCTGATCCGTTCCCGCGCCTGACCTGGGCCGAAGCCATGCGCCGCTATGGGTCGGACAAGCCGGATCTGCGCATCGATCTGGAACTGGTGGACGTGGCCGAGTTGGTCACAAACAGTGAATTCAAAGTGTTCACCGATGCCGCCGCCAATCCGGACGGCCGCGTCGCCGCGTTGCGCGTGCCGAAGGGCGCGGCGCTGTCGCGCAAGCAGATCGACGACTACGCTGCCCACGCCGCCAAGTACGGCGCCAAGGGCCTGGCCTACATCAAGCGCGGCGACAATGGCGAAGTGACCTCGCCGATCGCCAAATTCTTCGCCGAGGACGCCTTTGCCGCGCTGATGCAGGCGGTGGGCCTGGAAAATGGCGATCTGGTGTTCTTCGGCGCCGGCGACTACAAGGTGGTCAGCGACTTCATGGGCGCGCTGCGCCTGAAAGTCGGCAAGGACAACGGCCTGGTCCAGGATGCCTGGAAGCCGCTGTGGGTCACCGACTTCCCGATGTTCGAGTGGGATGCGGAAGCGCAGCGCTATGTGGCTCTGCATCATCCGTTCACCGCGCCGGCGGTGGATGACATCGACGACCTGCGCGCACATGCCAAGACCGCGGTGTCGCGTGGTTACGACATGGTGCTCAACGGCAACGAGATTGGCGGCGGTTCGATCCGTATCCACCGCCCGGAAATGCAGAGCGCGGTGTTCGAGCTGCTGGGCATCGGCGCCGAAGAGGCCGAAGCCAAGTTCGGCTTCCTGCTGGATGCGCTCAAGTACGGCGCACCGCCGCATGGCGGCATCGCCTTCGGCATCGATCGCATCGCTGCGCTGATGGCCGGCACCGAATCGATCCGCGACGTGATCCCGTTCCCCAAGACCACCACCGCCCAGTGCCTGATGACCGGTGCGCCGTCGCCGATTCCGGATGCGCAGCTGGCCGAAGTGCACATCCAGGTCCGTCCGAAGAAGCAAGACTGAAACAGAACCAACTCAACGAGATTTGCGCAATGACCGAACACGCTTTTGCATTGGAGTGGGAACGTCTGGGCAACGAAGGATCGGAGGCCGCGCTGGTCACCGAACGCGCCCGTGTCTTTGGTGGCTGGCTGGTGCGCGTGGGCAGTAGCCCCGCCGCGATGGCGGTGACCTTCGTGCCGGATGGCCAGTTCCGCTGGGATGGCGAGGACTTCGGCGAAGACGACTACGAAGAAGAAGACGAAGAAGAGTACGAAGAAGAAGACGGCGAGGAAGAAGAGGAAGAAGACGCCGACGAGGAAGAAGAGGAAGACGACGAGGAAGACGCGTAAGCGTGCTGATTCGTCGCGCCACGGTCGCTGACGCCCAGGTCGTTTCCGACCTGGCCACGCGCACGTTCGTGGAGACCTTCGGCCATCTGTACCCGCCGGAGGATCTGCAGGCCTTTCTCGAAGAGGCCTACGCGGTGGAGCGCCAGCGCATCATCCTGGCGCATCCGGACTACGCGGTCTGGCTGCTGGAAGACGATGGCGTTGCCGTGGGTCATGCCGCTGCCGGCCCTTGCGGCCTGCCGCATCCCGAAGTCGTCGCCGGCGATGGCGAACTCAAGCGCCTGTACGTATTGAAGAGCCACCAGAATGGCGGCTGGGGCGCGCGCGTGTTCGATGAAGCGCTGCGTTGGCTGGAACGTGATGGCCCACGCCGGTTGTGGATCGGTGTGTGGTCGGAAAACCTGGGCGCACAGCGCTTCTATGGGCGCTATGGATTCGAGCGGGTAGGCGATTACGAATTCCCGGTCGGGCGCGTGCGCGATCTGGAGTTCATCCTGCGGCGCGAGGCATCGGCATCCACCGGGCATGGCTGAGAAGCTGCTGATCCTGCACGGCATCTGGAATGCGCGCAGCTGGGTGCTGCCGCTGGCGCGACGCATGCGCGCGCTGGGATTCGATGCCGAGATCTTTGCCTATCCGAGCGTGCTGGGCGGCGCCGAGGCGGCGATTCCCGCATTGACCCGGCGTATTCGCCAAAGCGGACCCACGTTGTTGCTCGGGCACAGCCTGGGCGGGGTGATTGCGTTGGAAGCCCTGCGCCGCGCACCGGATCTGCCGGTGGCGCGCCTGGTCTGCCTCGGCTCGCCGCTGTGTGGCAGCCAGGCCGCGCGCACTCTGGTGGGCCGTCGTTGGACGGCGCCCTTGTTGGGCCGCAGCGGTGATTTCCTGGACCGCGGCTGTCAGCCCTGGAGCGGCGTGACCGAGGTGGGCATGGTCGCCGGCACCGTCGCGCGCGGGGTGGGGCGCCTGTTCGCGCGAATTGATGGCCCCTCCGACGGCACCGTGTCGCTGGCCGAAACCCGTCTGCCCGGCCTGGCCGATCATTGCAACGTCGCTTCCAGCCATACCGGGTTGGTGTTTTCCGCGGCGGCGGCCCGCCAGGCCGCGGCCTTTCTGCGGCAGGGCCGGTTCCTGCCCGCCGACGCGCTTCCAGGCCCGGGCTCAAATCAACGGTAGTGGCGGGGCGATGGAGTAAAATCGCCGCCCCAACCATCGCCGTAACGGAAAGACCATGGGCAGAGGCCCCTCCATCGAAGCCCGCAAGAACGCCACCGATGCCAAGCGCGGCAAGATCTTCACCAAGATCATCCGCGAGATTGGCGTGGCAGCCCGTGGCGGTGGAGGCGACCCGCACAACAATCCGCGCCTGCGCGTGGCGATGGACAAGGGCCTGTCGGCCAACATGTCCAAGGATGTGATTGAGCGCGCCATCAAGAAGGCCACCGGCGAGCTGGAAGGCGTGGTCTACGAGGAGGTTCGCTACGAAGGCTATGCGCCGGGCGGGGTGGCGGTGATCGTCGACTGCCTGACCGACAACCGGGTGCGCACCGTGGCCGATGTCCGCCATGCCTTCAGCAAGTGCGGCGGCAACATGGGCACCGAAGGCTCGGTGGCTTTCATGTTCAAGCGCGTGGGCGTGCTCAGTTATGCACCGGGCGCCGACGAAGACGCCATCACCGAAGCCGCCATCGAAGCCGGCGCCGATGACGTGGTGGTGTATCCCGATGACGCCTCCATCGACGTCATCACCAGCCCCGAACAGTTCCAGGCGGTCAAGGACGCGATGGATGCGGCCAAGCTGGCCGCCGACCAGGCCGAAGTGACCTTCCGCGCCGACAACGACATCGCCGTCGACGGCGATACCGCCAAGCAGGTGGTGAAGCTGCTGGACATGCTGGAAGACCTGGACGACGTGCAGAACGTCTACTCCAATGCGGAACTGGGCGCGGACGCCTACGCGTAAGCACGCGCCCTGACATGACCCGTATCCTCGGCATCGACCCCGGTTCCCAGCGCACCGGCATCGGCATCATCGATGTCGATGCCGCCGGCAAGGTCAGCCATGTCCATCACGCGCCGTTGGTGCTGCTGGGCGCGGAAGACTTTCCGCGCCGGCTGCGCGTGCTGCTGGACGGCCTGAGCGACGTCATCGAGACCTGGAAGCCGACCGAAGTGGCGATCGAAAAGGTCTTCATGGCGCGCAATCCGGACTCGGCGCTCAAGCTGGGCCAGGCCCGCGGCGCGGCG
Encoded proteins:
- a CDS encoding FmdB family zinc ribbon protein; translation: MPIYAFQCAECGHHFDRLQKLSDPDPEICPSCGKPAIKRQLTAPSFRLAGGGWYETDFKKDGDKKRNLVDGGEGAKPSSGGEGGSAKSESRTEAPKAESKPAGGSAAP
- the aspS gene encoding aspartate--tRNA ligase, producing the protein MRTHFCGLIDEAMIGQTVTLCGWTDVARNLGGLCFIDLRDHEGIVQVLVEPDQAEVFAVAASLGYEDVLQVEGVVRARHSVNDKIKTGKVEILASRITILNKAAPLPFHAHENAGEETRLKYRYLDLRRPEMQRMQRTRIQLVQSLRRWLDARGFQDIETPILTKATPEGARDFLVPARMHPGEFYALPQSPQLFKQILMVAGFDRYYQIARCFRDEALRADRQLEFTQLDMEFAFVRERDVQDTVEGMIRTIFKEVMEVDLADPFPRLTWAEAMRRYGSDKPDLRIDLELVDVAELVTNSEFKVFTDAAANPDGRVAALRVPKGAALSRKQIDDYAAHAAKYGAKGLAYIKRGDNGEVTSPIAKFFAEDAFAALMQAVGLENGDLVFFGAGDYKVVSDFMGALRLKVGKDNGLVQDAWKPLWVTDFPMFEWDAEAQRYVALHHPFTAPAVDDIDDLRAHAKTAVSRGYDMVLNGNEIGGGSIRIHRPEMQSAVFELLGIGAEEAEAKFGFLLDALKYGAPPHGGIAFGIDRIAALMAGTESIRDVIPFPKTTTAQCLMTGAPSPIPDAQLAEVHIQVRPKKQD
- a CDS encoding DNA primase, which produces MTEHAFALEWERLGNEGSEAALVTERARVFGGWLVRVGSSPAAMAVTFVPDGQFRWDGEDFGEDDYEEEDEEEYEEEDGEEEEEEDADEEEEEDDEEDA
- a CDS encoding GNAT family N-acetyltransferase, whose product is MLIRRATVADAQVVSDLATRTFVETFGHLYPPEDLQAFLEEAYAVERQRIILAHPDYAVWLLEDDGVAVGHAAAGPCGLPHPEVVAGDGELKRLYVLKSHQNGGWGARVFDEALRWLERDGPRRLWIGVWSENLGAQRFYGRYGFERVGDYEFPVGRVRDLEFILRREASASTGHG
- a CDS encoding esterase/lipase family protein; the encoded protein is MAEKLLILHGIWNARSWVLPLARRMRALGFDAEIFAYPSVLGGAEAAIPALTRRIRQSGPTLLLGHSLGGVIALEALRRAPDLPVARLVCLGSPLCGSQAARTLVGRRWTAPLLGRSGDFLDRGCQPWSGVTEVGMVAGTVARGVGRLFARIDGPSDGTVSLAETRLPGLADHCNVASSHTGLVFSAAAARQAAAFLRQGRFLPADALPGPGSNQR
- a CDS encoding YebC/PmpR family DNA-binding transcriptional regulator — translated: MGRGPSIEARKNATDAKRGKIFTKIIREIGVAARGGGGDPHNNPRLRVAMDKGLSANMSKDVIERAIKKATGELEGVVYEEVRYEGYAPGGVAVIVDCLTDNRVRTVADVRHAFSKCGGNMGTEGSVAFMFKRVGVLSYAPGADEDAITEAAIEAGADDVVVYPDDASIDVITSPEQFQAVKDAMDAAKLAADQAEVTFRADNDIAVDGDTAKQVVKLLDMLEDLDDVQNVYSNAELGADAYA
- the ruvC gene encoding crossover junction endodeoxyribonuclease RuvC gives rise to the protein MTRILGIDPGSQRTGIGIIDVDAAGKVSHVHHAPLVLLGAEDFPRRLRVLLDGLSDVIETWKPTEVAIEKVFMARNPDSALKLGQARGAAICAVVMRDLAVHEYAAKEVKLAVVGKGSAEKQQIQHMVGIMLGLHGKLQADAADALAVAITHAHVRATAQRLGVNARLAWSRK